One window of Mesorhizobium sp. WSM4904 genomic DNA carries:
- a CDS encoding LysR substrate-binding domain-containing protein, with protein MKPTLDSDLLRTFVVVAETGNFTKAAEKAGRTQSAVSMQMKRLEDIVGDSLFERGSRGVALTRRGGELIGNARRIVSLLDETAASLVAPPLGGLVRIGIPAEYGRSILSRALGEFAKRHPRVEVTVRYAHSASQVRSLAAGELDLAVVFEWEGFSGGEVLMHDPTVWVTSTLHHMHEERPVPIALYSRDGWCRDFAIKSLQQRGLDYRVAYTSDTNGGLTLAVTSGLAIAPISRSNIPADCRELTAADGFGDIDSSNVVLHRNPLATGEAIDGMENAIREAFLLTRQAQATANL; from the coding sequence ATGAAGCCCACCCTCGACAGCGACCTCCTGCGCACCTTCGTGGTGGTGGCCGAGACGGGCAATTTCACCAAGGCCGCCGAAAAGGCCGGGCGCACCCAGTCGGCCGTTTCCATGCAGATGAAGAGACTGGAGGACATCGTCGGCGACAGCCTGTTCGAGCGCGGCTCGCGCGGGGTGGCGCTGACGCGGCGCGGCGGCGAGCTCATCGGCAACGCCCGCCGGATCGTCTCGCTGCTCGACGAGACGGCGGCGTCGCTGGTGGCGCCGCCGCTCGGCGGCCTGGTGCGCATCGGGATCCCAGCCGAGTACGGACGCTCGATCCTGTCGCGGGCGCTCGGCGAATTCGCCAAGCGCCATCCGCGTGTGGAGGTCACGGTGCGCTACGCCCATTCGGCCTCGCAGGTGAGGTCGCTGGCGGCGGGCGAGCTCGACCTCGCCGTGGTGTTCGAGTGGGAAGGCTTTTCCGGCGGCGAGGTGCTGATGCACGATCCGACGGTATGGGTGACATCGACGCTGCACCACATGCATGAGGAGCGGCCGGTGCCGATCGCGCTCTACAGCCGCGACGGCTGGTGCCGCGACTTCGCGATCAAGTCGCTGCAGCAACGCGGGCTCGACTACCGCGTCGCCTATACCAGCGACACCAATGGCGGCCTGACGCTGGCGGTCACTTCCGGGCTGGCGATCGCGCCGATCTCGCGCAGCAACATCCCAGCAGACTGCCGCGAGCTGACCGCCGCCGACGGCTTCGGCGACATCGATTCCTCCAACGTGGTGCTGCACCGCAATCCGCTTGCGACCGGCGAAGCGATCGACGGCATGGAGAACGCGATCCGTGAGGCCTTCCTGCTGACCAGGCAGGCGCAGGCAACGGCCAACCTTTGA
- a CDS encoding TIGR02302 family protein, translated as MTERPISSGVRGLAGRLALSRLATRTSMIFERGWPLLLPLAVVAGLFLSVSWLGLFQRLPDLARIALLILFSISALAALYPLRFFRIPSAAEVDRRIEAANELLHSPVQVQTDRPSGAESLFSQALWREHQKRMAERLSSLGADRPRTSVPDYDRWGLRALVGLLFVTAFAFSFGPFGGRIGDGFVARAVRDTVPPRIDAWVTPPAYTGKPPLFLTADVNQAAQTFSVPQGSDVSLRVTGGTGEETLNYADTNGNDRAIEPAAPKDGTSAAAQPVPPAAAQLKVRQFSGKLSTNGTLTLKSGEDDLGHWAFAIIPDKPPTIRFVGEPKRAVNGAIELNYQIDDDYGAASAKAVFELSDPPPANAHPLYGPPDMPLTLPRRGGKANAAKTTKDLTEHVWAGSTIKLALTATDDAGHTATSETKTLLMPERPFSNPLARAVIEQRRLLALDTNAKPRVLDLMDAITLRPEDTFDNMSHYLAIMSARSRLKLAETDDQLRNEVGYLWEIALGIEEGNLSAAERRLRQAQQALQDAIKNGASDEELNKAMKELREAMNQFLQEFAQRAQQNPNAPQMQQNGRELRQSDINRMMDEIENLAKSGDRDRAQQLLSELQDMMNNLQAGRQQQGGEQDSEMRQQMDKLGEIMRRQQEMMNDTFRLDQMQRGQRGQNGDQQMGEDGQQGQSQEGQQPGTGNDRDPLGRQKPMSPQEFSDALKQLQEGQGQLQSELDKLKKGLEGMGMQPNEGFGEAGKSMGDAEQALGEGEGDQAVGHQGRALEALRRGAKDMMKQMQAMQGDQGGSEQGGRQQDADRDPLGRPRATKGPDDGNSVKVPDEIDVQRARQILEAIRKRLGNALSPDIERSYLERLLELK; from the coding sequence ATGACGGAACGACCCATTTCCAGTGGCGTACGCGGCCTGGCCGGGCGACTTGCCCTGAGCCGGCTGGCGACGCGGACCTCGATGATCTTCGAGCGTGGCTGGCCGTTGCTGCTGCCGCTGGCGGTGGTCGCCGGCCTGTTTCTCAGCGTCTCGTGGCTGGGTCTGTTCCAGCGCTTGCCGGATCTGGCGCGGATCGCCCTCCTGATCCTGTTCTCCATATCGGCACTGGCGGCGCTCTATCCGCTGCGCTTCTTCCGCATTCCTTCCGCCGCCGAGGTCGACCGGCGCATCGAAGCCGCGAACGAGCTGCTGCACAGCCCCGTGCAGGTGCAGACCGACCGGCCGAGCGGCGCGGAGAGCCTTTTCTCGCAGGCGCTGTGGCGCGAACACCAGAAGCGCATGGCCGAGCGGCTCTCCAGCCTCGGCGCCGACAGGCCGCGCACGAGCGTGCCGGATTATGACCGCTGGGGCCTGCGGGCACTGGTCGGGCTGCTGTTCGTCACCGCCTTCGCCTTCTCCTTCGGGCCTTTTGGCGGCAGGATCGGCGACGGCTTCGTCGCGCGTGCCGTGCGCGATACCGTGCCGCCGCGCATCGATGCCTGGGTGACGCCGCCCGCCTATACCGGCAAGCCGCCGCTGTTCCTGACCGCCGATGTCAATCAGGCCGCGCAGACTTTCAGCGTCCCGCAGGGCAGCGACGTCTCGCTGCGCGTCACCGGCGGAACCGGTGAGGAAACACTGAACTATGCCGACACGAACGGCAATGACCGCGCCATCGAGCCGGCCGCGCCGAAGGATGGCACATCCGCCGCCGCCCAACCGGTGCCCCCAGCCGCTGCCCAACTCAAGGTGCGGCAGTTCTCCGGCAAGCTGAGCACCAATGGCACGCTGACGCTGAAGTCCGGCGAGGACGATCTCGGCCACTGGGCCTTCGCCATCATTCCGGACAAGCCGCCGACGATCCGTTTCGTCGGCGAACCGAAGCGCGCCGTCAACGGCGCCATCGAGCTCAACTACCAGATCGACGACGACTATGGCGCGGCCTCCGCCAAGGCCGTCTTCGAACTGTCGGATCCGCCGCCGGCCAATGCGCATCCGCTCTACGGCCCGCCCGACATGCCGCTGACGCTGCCGCGCCGCGGCGGCAAGGCGAACGCGGCCAAGACGACCAAGGATCTGACCGAGCATGTCTGGGCCGGCAGCACCATCAAGCTGGCGCTCACCGCCACGGACGATGCCGGCCATACCGCCACCAGCGAAACCAAGACGCTGCTGATGCCGGAGCGGCCCTTCTCCAATCCGCTGGCCCGCGCCGTGATCGAGCAGCGCCGGCTGCTGGCGCTCGACACCAACGCCAAGCCGCGCGTGCTCGACCTGATGGACGCGATCACGTTGCGCCCCGAGGATACGTTCGACAACATGTCGCACTATCTCGCGATCATGAGCGCGAGGAGCCGGCTGAAGCTCGCCGAGACCGATGATCAGCTGCGCAACGAGGTGGGTTACCTGTGGGAGATCGCGCTCGGCATCGAAGAAGGCAATCTGTCGGCCGCCGAGCGGCGGCTGCGCCAGGCGCAGCAGGCGCTGCAGGACGCCATCAAGAACGGCGCCAGCGACGAAGAGCTCAACAAGGCGATGAAGGAACTGCGCGAGGCGATGAACCAGTTCCTGCAGGAATTCGCCCAGCGCGCGCAGCAGAACCCCAACGCGCCGCAGATGCAGCAGAACGGCCGGGAACTGCGCCAGAGCGACATCAACCGGATGATGGACGAGATCGAGAACCTCGCCAAATCCGGTGACCGCGACCGAGCCCAGCAGCTTCTGTCGGAACTGCAGGACATGATGAACAACCTGCAGGCCGGCCGCCAGCAGCAAGGCGGCGAGCAGGACAGCGAGATGCGCCAGCAGATGGACAAGCTGGGCGAGATCATGCGCCGTCAGCAGGAGATGATGAACGACACCTTCCGCCTCGACCAGATGCAGCGTGGCCAGCGCGGTCAGAATGGCGATCAGCAGATGGGCGAGGATGGCCAGCAGGGCCAGTCGCAGGAAGGGCAGCAGCCAGGCACCGGCAACGATCGCGACCCGCTCGGCCGGCAGAAGCCGATGTCGCCGCAGGAATTCTCCGACGCGCTGAAGCAGCTGCAGGAGGGCCAGGGCCAACTGCAGAGCGAGCTCGACAAGCTGAAGAAAGGCCTTGAAGGCATGGGCATGCAGCCCAATGAGGGCTTCGGCGAGGCCGGCAAATCCATGGGCGACGCCGAGCAGGCGCTGGGCGAAGGCGAAGGCGACCAGGCGGTCGGTCACCAGGGCCGCGCGCTGGAGGCGCTGCGCCGTGGCGCCAAGGACATGATGAAGCAGATGCAGGCCATGCAGGGCGACCAAGGCGGCAGCGAGCAGGGCGGGCGTCAGCAGGACGCCGACCGCGACCCCCTCGGCCGGCCGCGCGCCACGAAAGGCCCCGACGACGGCAACTCGGTCAAGGTGCCGGACGAGATCGACGTGCAGCGTGCCCGCCAGATCCTCGAGGCGATCCGCAAGCGCCTCGGCAATGCGCTCAGCCCCGATATCGAGCGCAGCTATCTCGAACGGCTGCTCGAGCTGAAATAG
- a CDS encoding threonine/serine dehydratase: MLNTSAADTGTFPKATITRERIAAVEPRIRPYVRHTPVMRVDMADFGRPAFPVDLKLECLQHSGSFKARGAFTNLLERQVPEAGVVAASGGNHGAAVAYAAMKLGHRATIFVPEVSPPAKLERIRGYGAELVVGGARYAEALAASEDFAARTGALQIHAFNQEETLIGQGTLGLEIEADLPELDTLLVAVGGGGLIGGIAAWFAGRIRIIAIEPEGAPTLYRAFEAGKPVDAPAEGIAADSLAPKRVGEMMFPIAEAFVERSILVSDDDIVAAQKALWDRARIIAEPGGAAAFAAMLSGRYAPAPGERLAVLVCGSNTNPANF, from the coding sequence ATGTTGAACACTAGCGCAGCGGACACCGGCACGTTCCCCAAGGCGACGATCACGCGCGAACGCATTGCCGCCGTGGAGCCGCGCATCCGCCCATATGTGCGCCACACGCCGGTGATGCGCGTCGACATGGCCGATTTCGGCCGACCTGCCTTTCCGGTCGATCTCAAGCTCGAATGCCTGCAGCATTCCGGCTCGTTCAAGGCGCGCGGCGCTTTCACCAACCTGCTCGAGCGGCAGGTGCCGGAAGCCGGCGTCGTTGCCGCCTCAGGCGGCAATCATGGCGCCGCCGTCGCCTACGCCGCCATGAAGCTCGGCCATAGGGCCACCATCTTCGTGCCGGAAGTCAGCCCACCGGCGAAGCTCGAGCGCATCCGCGGCTACGGCGCCGAGCTGGTCGTCGGCGGTGCGCGCTACGCCGAGGCGCTCGCCGCCAGCGAGGATTTCGCCGCCAGGACAGGCGCCTTGCAGATTCATGCCTTCAACCAGGAAGAGACGCTTATCGGCCAGGGCACGCTCGGCCTCGAGATCGAGGCCGACCTGCCCGAGCTCGACACGCTTCTGGTCGCCGTCGGCGGCGGCGGCCTGATCGGCGGCATCGCCGCCTGGTTCGCGGGCCGCATCCGCATCATCGCCATCGAGCCCGAGGGCGCGCCGACACTCTACCGCGCCTTCGAGGCCGGCAAGCCGGTCGATGCGCCGGCCGAGGGCATCGCAGCCGATTCGCTCGCGCCGAAGCGCGTCGGCGAGATGATGTTCCCGATCGCGGAAGCCTTCGTCGAGCGTTCGATCCTGGTCAGCGACGACGACATCGTGGCGGCCCAGAAAGCGCTGTGGGATCGCGCCCGAATCATCGCCGAGCCCGGCGGAGCCGCCGCCTTTGCCGCGATGCTTTCCGGCCGCTATGCGCCGGCCCCCGGCGAGCGTTTGGCCGTTCTGGTCTGCGGTTCCAACACAAATCCCGCGAATTTCTGA
- a CDS encoding metalloregulator ArsR/SmtB family transcription factor encodes MQEVDILKAIANERRLQILDWLKDPRLHFPPQADGDLVEDGVCALLIAEKLGITQATLSEHMRVLTQAGLLSAKRTKQWIFYRRDEERIAEAKTLIQQRI; translated from the coding sequence ATGCAAGAGGTCGACATCCTAAAGGCAATCGCCAACGAACGCAGGCTGCAGATCCTCGATTGGCTGAAGGATCCGCGCCTGCATTTCCCGCCCCAGGCCGATGGCGATCTGGTCGAGGATGGCGTCTGCGCGCTGCTGATCGCCGAAAAGCTCGGCATCACCCAGGCGACGCTCAGCGAACATATGCGCGTCTTGACCCAGGCCGGCCTGCTCAGCGCCAAGCGCACCAAGCAATGGATATTCTATCGCCGCGACGAGGAGAGGATCGCTGAAGCCAAGACGCTGATCCAGCAGAGGATCTAG
- the lysA gene encoding diaminopimelate decarboxylase, which yields MNHFDYRDGVLYAEDVAIPDIAASVGTPFYCYSTATLTRHLRVFKEAFAGLDALVCYAMKANSNQAVLKTLARQGAGADVVSEGELRRALAAGIPASKILFSGVGKTAREMDFALSAGILCFNVESEPELELLSARAVALGKVAPISLRINPDVDAKTHKKISTGKAENKFGIPWQRARQVYARAAELPGIRVTGIDTHIGSQITELQPFDDAFALLVELVGVLRADGHSIEHVDLGGGLGIPYRLDNSPPPLPDAYAEIVRKHVTRLGLKVMFEPGRLIVGNAGVLVSEVIYVKEGDARNFLVVDAAMNDLIRPTLYDAFHDIKPVVQPPAATPRMKVDIVGPVCETGDFLGLDRDLPRLKSGDLIAVATAGAYGAVQAGTYNTRLLVPEVLVDGDRFHVVRPRQTYEELIGLDSLPDWLA from the coding sequence GTGAACCACTTCGACTACCGCGACGGCGTGCTCTACGCCGAAGATGTGGCAATCCCCGATATCGCCGCCAGCGTCGGCACGCCCTTCTATTGCTATTCGACGGCGACGCTGACCAGGCATTTGCGCGTCTTCAAGGAAGCCTTTGCCGGGCTCGACGCGCTGGTCTGCTACGCCATGAAGGCCAATTCCAACCAGGCCGTGCTGAAGACGCTGGCGAGACAAGGCGCCGGCGCCGACGTGGTGTCGGAAGGCGAATTGCGACGCGCCTTGGCCGCCGGCATCCCGGCTAGCAAGATCCTGTTTTCGGGCGTCGGCAAGACCGCGCGCGAAATGGACTTTGCGCTTTCCGCCGGCATCCTCTGCTTCAACGTCGAATCCGAGCCGGAGCTCGAACTGCTCTCGGCGCGCGCGGTGGCGCTCGGCAAGGTGGCGCCGATTTCGCTGCGCATCAATCCGGACGTCGATGCCAAGACCCACAAGAAGATCTCGACCGGCAAGGCCGAGAACAAGTTCGGCATCCCGTGGCAGCGGGCGCGCCAGGTCTATGCCCGCGCGGCGGAGCTGCCCGGCATCCGGGTGACCGGCATCGACACTCATATCGGCAGCCAGATCACCGAGCTGCAGCCTTTCGACGACGCCTTCGCGCTGCTGGTGGAGCTGGTCGGCGTGCTGCGCGCCGATGGCCATTCAATCGAGCACGTCGATCTCGGCGGCGGCCTCGGCATCCCATACCGCCTCGACAACAGCCCGCCGCCCCTGCCCGACGCCTATGCCGAGATCGTCAGGAAGCATGTCACCCGGCTCGGCCTGAAGGTGATGTTCGAACCAGGCCGGTTGATCGTCGGCAATGCCGGCGTCCTGGTTTCCGAAGTGATCTATGTGAAGGAAGGCGACGCCAGGAACTTCCTGGTCGTCGACGCCGCCATGAACGATCTGATCCGGCCGACGCTCTACGACGCCTTCCACGACATCAAGCCGGTGGTGCAGCCGCCGGCCGCCACGCCGCGCATGAAGGTCGATATTGTCGGGCCGGTCTGCGAGACCGGCGACTTCCTCGGCCTCGACCGCGATCTGCCCAGGCTGAAGTCGGGCGACCTTATCGCCGTCGCTACCGCCGGCGCCTATGGCGCGGTGCAGGCCGGCACCTACAACACAAGGCTGCTGGTTCCGGAAGTGTTGGTCGACGGCGATCGTTTCCATGTCGTGCGGCCGCGCCAGACCTATGAGGAACTGATTGGGCTGGATTCGTTGCCCGATTGGCTAGCGTAG
- a CDS encoding lipoprotein, with translation MTRGRILVTLALLAAVVTVTACGRRGGLDTPYEAAVQARKDAERAKQPLPPEPEKPVKDKKFILDPLL, from the coding sequence ATGACCCGAGGCAGGATTTTGGTGACGCTCGCGCTGCTGGCGGCGGTTGTCACCGTGACGGCCTGCGGCAGGAGGGGCGGCCTCGATACCCCCTACGAAGCGGCAGTGCAGGCGCGCAAGGATGCTGAGCGAGCCAAGCAGCCGCTGCCGCCCGAGCCGGAGAAACCGGTCAAGGACAAGAAGTTCATCCTCGACCCCTTGCTCTAG